Proteins encoded in a region of the Osmerus mordax isolate fOsmMor3 chromosome 17, fOsmMor3.pri, whole genome shotgun sequence genome:
- the nuak1a gene encoding NUAK family SNF1-like kinase 1 isoform X1 encodes METALIQTRRRSSGCSESGQIRRSSVGNESRQLRRSSIGTESRQNRRSSIGTESRQSRRSSISNSSDAQACVDRPLPVDYNGDTPMDEGTLSGGVKKHHHKHNLKHRYELLETLGKGTYGKVKKAVERNSGRVVAIKSIRKEKIQDEQDMVHIRREIEIMSALRHPHIISIHEVFENKEKIVIVMEYASKGELYDYISERRRLTERETRHFFRQIVSAVHHCHKNGVVHRDLKLENVLLDENCNIKIADFGLSNLYYRDQLLQTFCGSPLYASPEIVNGRPYHGPEVDSWALGVLLYTLVYGTMPFDGTDHVQLIRQISNGEYKEPTQASDARGLIRWMLMVNPERRATVEDVANHWWVNWGWKSSVCDCQGQQQQGSPMLARFFDWKNPTSAESPIHPAAPRDPPHPDSPPPPDPPLPGRQRVKKPMKENEGGTRQPMVEDKPGLKRPKGILKTRVPDQRSHSLGEIELSRSLHFPDGGLTSSPEKDEEEEEEDEEEDQVCLGGSPAKMVPTLPRKGILKNKQQRESGYYSSPERWESAAVVGVGVAMAPPVSSPAKRSMGRKGILKRNGKYSSIHARDNHVSTSFMGELEGPADSGGLSRSQSRPSGIVSDDTSLSGAPFLGMDWPTATPGPSIRACMSAEDLLQLAGLRGLQAAAPLHGGRVTQCTPASPGDNGSFSLLGDMDDVTQVYKHALDISGGLRET; translated from the exons ATGGAAACTGCTCTCATTCAAACACGTCGGCGGTCAAGTGGTTGTTCAGAGTCTGGACAGATTCGGCGATCCAGCGTTGGAAACGAGTCCAGACAGCTTCGAAGGTCCAGCATTGGGACTGAATCTCGACAGAATCGGCGGTCCAGCATTGGAACCGAGTCTAGGCAAAGTCGGCGGTCTAGCATTAGTAACTCGTCGGATGCTCAGGCATGTGTTGACAGACCTTTACCTGTTGACTACAACGGGGACACACCTATGGACGAGGGAACGCTATCCGGGGGTGTCAAGAAGCACCATCACAAACATAATCTTAAACACCGGTACGAGTTACTGGAGACGCTGGGGAAAGGAACCTACGGTAAAGTGAAGAAAGCCGTTGAGAGAAACTCCGGTAGAGTG gtGGCCATCAAGTCCATCAGGAAGGAGAAGATCCAGGATGAACAAGACATGGTCCACATCCGCCGAGAGATCGAGATCATGTCCGCCCTAAGACACCCTCACATCATCTCCATCCATGAAG TGTTTGAGAACAAGGAGAAGATTGTCATCGTGATGGAGTATGCCAGTAAAGGAGAGCTGTATGACTACATCAGCGAGCGCAGGCgtctgactgagagagagacaagacattTCTTCAGGCAGATCGTCTCAGCAGTTCACCACTGTCACAAG AATGGTGTGGTGCACAGGGACTTGAAACTGGAAAATGTTCTACTGGATGAAAACTGCAACATAAAG ATTGCAGACTTCGGTCTGTCCAACCTCTACTACAGAGACCAGCTGCTGCAGACGTTCTGCGGCAGCCCCCTGTACGCGTCTCCCGAGATTGTGAATGGGAGGCCCTACCACGGCCCAGAG gtGGACAGCTGGGCCCTGGGCGTGCTGCTCTACACCCTGGTGTATGGGACCATGCCTTTCGACGGAACAGACCACGTCCAGCTCATACGGCAGATCAGCAACGGAGAATACAAAGAACCTACCCAGGCCTCAG atgCGCGTGGTCTGATCCGTTGGATGCTGATGGTCAACCCGGAGCGCCGGGCCACGGTGGAGGACGTGGCCAACCACTGGTGGGTGAACTGGGGCTGGAAGAGCAGCGTGTGTGACTGCcagggccagcagcagcagggctcGCCCATGCTCGCCCGCTTCTTCGACTGGAAGAACCCCACCTCCGCAGAGTCCCCGATCCACCCCGCCGCCCCCagggaccccccccaccccgacagccctccaccccccgacccccccctcccgggcCGCCAGCGGGTGAAGAAGCCCATGAAGGAAAATGAAGGCGGAACGCGACAGCCGATGGTGGAGGATAAGCCGGGACTGAAGAGACCCAAGGGGATCCTGAAGACGCGTGTGCCCGACCAGAGGTCTCACAGCTTGGGGGAGATCGAGCTCAGCCGCTCCCTTCACTTCCCGGACGGGGGTCTGACCTCCAGCCCCGagaaggacgaggaggaagaggaggaggacgaggaggaagaccagGTCTGTCTGGGGGGCTCTCCTGCCAAGATGGTGCCCACCCTCCCCAGGAAGGGCATCCTGAAGAACAAGCAGCAGAGAGAGTCTGGGTACTACTCCTCTCCCGAGCGCTGGGAGTCCGCCGCCGTGGTAGGGGTCGGTGTCGCCATGGCGCCCCCCGTCAGCTCCCCCGCCAAACGCTCCATGGGGAGGAAAGGCATCCTGAAGCGCAACGGCAAGTACTCCTCCATCCACGCCCGCGACAACCACGTCTCCACAAGCTTCATGGGAGAGTTGGAAGGGCCCGCCGACTCCGGAGGCCTTTCTCGCAGCCAGAGCCGGCCCTCCGGCATCGTGAGCGACGACACGAGCCTGTCTGGTGCTCCCTTCCTTGGGATGGACTGGCCAACGGCCACGCCCGGGCCCAGCATCAGGGCCTGCATGTCAGCCGAGGATCTACTCCAGCTGGCAGGCCTCCGAGGCCTCCAGGCAGCAGCACCGCTCCACGGGGGCAGGGTGACCCAGTGCACCCCAGCCTCTCCCGGGGACAACGGCAGCTTCTCACTGCTCGGGGACATGGATGACGTCACACAGGTATACAAGCATGCCCTGGACATCAGCGGTGGTCTGAGAGAGACCTAG
- the nuak1a gene encoding NUAK family SNF1-like kinase 1 isoform X2, protein METALIQTRRRSSGCSESGQIRRSSVGNESRQLRRSSIGTESRQNRRSSIGTESRQSRRSSISNSSDAQACVDRPLPVDYNGDTPMDEGTLSGGVKKHHHKHNLKHRYELLETLGKGTYGKVKKAVERNSGRVVAIKSIRKEKIQDEQDMVHIRREIEIMSALRHPHIISIHEVFENKEKIVIVMEYASKGELYDYISERRRLTERETRHFFRQIVSAVHHCHKNGVVHRDLKLENVLLDENCNIKVDSWALGVLLYTLVYGTMPFDGTDHVQLIRQISNGEYKEPTQASDARGLIRWMLMVNPERRATVEDVANHWWVNWGWKSSVCDCQGQQQQGSPMLARFFDWKNPTSAESPIHPAAPRDPPHPDSPPPPDPPLPGRQRVKKPMKENEGGTRQPMVEDKPGLKRPKGILKTRVPDQRSHSLGEIELSRSLHFPDGGLTSSPEKDEEEEEEDEEEDQVCLGGSPAKMVPTLPRKGILKNKQQRESGYYSSPERWESAAVVGVGVAMAPPVSSPAKRSMGRKGILKRNGKYSSIHARDNHVSTSFMGELEGPADSGGLSRSQSRPSGIVSDDTSLSGAPFLGMDWPTATPGPSIRACMSAEDLLQLAGLRGLQAAAPLHGGRVTQCTPASPGDNGSFSLLGDMDDVTQVYKHALDISGGLRET, encoded by the exons ATGGAAACTGCTCTCATTCAAACACGTCGGCGGTCAAGTGGTTGTTCAGAGTCTGGACAGATTCGGCGATCCAGCGTTGGAAACGAGTCCAGACAGCTTCGAAGGTCCAGCATTGGGACTGAATCTCGACAGAATCGGCGGTCCAGCATTGGAACCGAGTCTAGGCAAAGTCGGCGGTCTAGCATTAGTAACTCGTCGGATGCTCAGGCATGTGTTGACAGACCTTTACCTGTTGACTACAACGGGGACACACCTATGGACGAGGGAACGCTATCCGGGGGTGTCAAGAAGCACCATCACAAACATAATCTTAAACACCGGTACGAGTTACTGGAGACGCTGGGGAAAGGAACCTACGGTAAAGTGAAGAAAGCCGTTGAGAGAAACTCCGGTAGAGTG gtGGCCATCAAGTCCATCAGGAAGGAGAAGATCCAGGATGAACAAGACATGGTCCACATCCGCCGAGAGATCGAGATCATGTCCGCCCTAAGACACCCTCACATCATCTCCATCCATGAAG TGTTTGAGAACAAGGAGAAGATTGTCATCGTGATGGAGTATGCCAGTAAAGGAGAGCTGTATGACTACATCAGCGAGCGCAGGCgtctgactgagagagagacaagacattTCTTCAGGCAGATCGTCTCAGCAGTTCACCACTGTCACAAG AATGGTGTGGTGCACAGGGACTTGAAACTGGAAAATGTTCTACTGGATGAAAACTGCAACATAAAG gtGGACAGCTGGGCCCTGGGCGTGCTGCTCTACACCCTGGTGTATGGGACCATGCCTTTCGACGGAACAGACCACGTCCAGCTCATACGGCAGATCAGCAACGGAGAATACAAAGAACCTACCCAGGCCTCAG atgCGCGTGGTCTGATCCGTTGGATGCTGATGGTCAACCCGGAGCGCCGGGCCACGGTGGAGGACGTGGCCAACCACTGGTGGGTGAACTGGGGCTGGAAGAGCAGCGTGTGTGACTGCcagggccagcagcagcagggctcGCCCATGCTCGCCCGCTTCTTCGACTGGAAGAACCCCACCTCCGCAGAGTCCCCGATCCACCCCGCCGCCCCCagggaccccccccaccccgacagccctccaccccccgacccccccctcccgggcCGCCAGCGGGTGAAGAAGCCCATGAAGGAAAATGAAGGCGGAACGCGACAGCCGATGGTGGAGGATAAGCCGGGACTGAAGAGACCCAAGGGGATCCTGAAGACGCGTGTGCCCGACCAGAGGTCTCACAGCTTGGGGGAGATCGAGCTCAGCCGCTCCCTTCACTTCCCGGACGGGGGTCTGACCTCCAGCCCCGagaaggacgaggaggaagaggaggaggacgaggaggaagaccagGTCTGTCTGGGGGGCTCTCCTGCCAAGATGGTGCCCACCCTCCCCAGGAAGGGCATCCTGAAGAACAAGCAGCAGAGAGAGTCTGGGTACTACTCCTCTCCCGAGCGCTGGGAGTCCGCCGCCGTGGTAGGGGTCGGTGTCGCCATGGCGCCCCCCGTCAGCTCCCCCGCCAAACGCTCCATGGGGAGGAAAGGCATCCTGAAGCGCAACGGCAAGTACTCCTCCATCCACGCCCGCGACAACCACGTCTCCACAAGCTTCATGGGAGAGTTGGAAGGGCCCGCCGACTCCGGAGGCCTTTCTCGCAGCCAGAGCCGGCCCTCCGGCATCGTGAGCGACGACACGAGCCTGTCTGGTGCTCCCTTCCTTGGGATGGACTGGCCAACGGCCACGCCCGGGCCCAGCATCAGGGCCTGCATGTCAGCCGAGGATCTACTCCAGCTGGCAGGCCTCCGAGGCCTCCAGGCAGCAGCACCGCTCCACGGGGGCAGGGTGACCCAGTGCACCCCAGCCTCTCCCGGGGACAACGGCAGCTTCTCACTGCTCGGGGACATGGATGACGTCACACAGGTATACAAGCATGCCCTGGACATCAGCGGTGGTCTGAGAGAGACCTAG